The Mastomys coucha isolate ucsf_1 unplaced genomic scaffold, UCSF_Mcou_1 pScaffold13, whole genome shotgun sequence genome has a window encoding:
- the LOC116087621 gene encoding neuropeptide Y receptor type 6 — protein MMEVSTNQPTPNKTSGKSNNSAFFYFESCQPPFLAILLLLIAYTVVLIMGIFGNLSLIIIIFKKQRETQNVTNILIANLSLSDILVCVMCIPFTVIYTLMDHWVFGNAMCKLTSYVQSVSVSVSIFSLVLIAIERYQLIVNPRGWKPRVSHAYWGIILIWLISLTLSIPLFLSYHLTNEPFHNLSLPTNIYTHQVACVEIWPSKLNQLLFSTSLFMLQYFVPLGFILICYLKIVICLRKRTRQVDRRRENKNRLNENKRVNVMLISIVVTFGACWLPLNIFNVIFDWYHEMLMSCHHDLVFVVCHLVAMVSTCINPLFYGFLNKNFQKDLMMLIHHCWCGEPQERYENIAMSTMHTDESKGSLKVAHIPTGI, from the coding sequence ATGATGGAAGTGTCCACAAACCAGCCAACACCTAATAAAACCAGTGGCAAGAGCAACAACTCTGCATTTTTCTACTTTGAATCCTGTCAACCCCCTTTTCTAGCCATACTCTTGCTACTCATAGCATATACTGTGGTCCTAATCATGGGCATTTTTGGAAACCTCTctcttatcatcatcatctttaagaaacagagagaaactcaaaatgtTACCAACATACTGATTGCCAATCTGTCCCTCTCTGACATCTTGGTGTGTGTCATGTGCATCCCTTTTACAGTCATCTACACTCTGATGGACCACTGGGTATTTGGGAATGCTATGTGTAAACTCACTTCCTATGTGCAAAGTGTCTCCGTCTCTGTGTCCATATTCTCCCTTGTGTTGATTGCTATTGAACGATATCAGCTGATTGTGAACCCCCGTGGCTGGAAACCCAGGGTATCTCATGCCTATTGGGGCATCATCTTGATTTGGCTTATTTCTCTGACATTGTCTATTCCCCTATTCCTGTCCTACCACCTCACCAATGAGCCCTTTCATAATCTCTCTCTGCCTACTAACATCTACACCCACCAGGTAGCCTGCGTGGAGATTTGGCCTTCTAAACTGAACCAGCTTCTCTTTTCCACATCATTATTTATGCTCCAGTATTTTGTCCCTCTGGGTTTCATTCTTATCTGCTACCTGAAGATTGTTATCTGCCTCCGAAAAAGAACTAGGCAGGTGGACAGGAGGAGGGAAAATAAGAACCGTCTCAATGAGAACAAGAGGGTAAATGTGATGTTGATCTCCATCGTAGTGACTTTTGGAGCCTGTTGGCTGCCCTTGAACATCTTCAATGTCATCTTTGACTGGTATCATGAGATGCTGATGAGCTGCCACCACGACCTGGTATTTGTAGTTTGCCACTTGGTTGCTATGGTTTCTACATGCATAAACCCTCTCTTTTATGGATTTCTCAACAAAAATTTCCAGAAGGATCTAATGATGCTCATTCACCACTGTTGGTGTGGTGAACCTCAggaaagatatgaaaatattGCCATGTCCACTATGCACACAGATGAATCCAAGGGATCGTTAAAAGTGGCTCACATACCAACAGGCATATAG